The following are from one region of the Tistrella bauzanensis genome:
- a CDS encoding class I SAM-dependent methyltransferase → MHSGDDMVAVARARRIGGDFLPFFRAWIADPLRVASVMPSGAGLAALITSEVSAQTGPVLELGPGTGVFTRALIDRGVHQRDLTLIEFGADFAGLLSNRFPEARVVQADAARLRQHRLYDTPRVGAVVSGLPVLSMPARKVMSILAGAFSYLRPGGAFYQFTYGLRCPISRAILDRLGLKAVKLGSTRRNLPPATVYRITRRPSSRLMPLPA, encoded by the coding sequence ATGCATTCGGGCGACGATATGGTGGCGGTCGCGAGGGCGCGCCGGATCGGCGGAGATTTCCTGCCCTTCTTCCGGGCCTGGATCGCGGATCCGTTGCGGGTTGCATCGGTGATGCCGTCGGGAGCGGGCCTGGCCGCGCTGATCACCAGCGAGGTTTCGGCCCAGACCGGCCCGGTTCTGGAACTGGGCCCCGGCACCGGCGTATTCACCCGCGCGCTGATCGACCGGGGCGTGCATCAGCGCGATCTGACCCTGATCGAGTTCGGCGCCGACTTCGCCGGCCTGTTGAGCAATCGCTTCCCCGAGGCCCGGGTCGTGCAGGCAGATGCCGCCCGGCTGCGGCAGCATCGGCTCTATGACACGCCCCGCGTCGGCGCGGTGGTCAGCGGCCTGCCGGTCTTGTCGATGCCGGCCCGCAAGGTGATGTCGATCCTGGCCGGCGCCTTCAGCTATCTGCGCCCGGGAGGGGCGTTCTATCAGTTCACCTATGGCCTGCGCTGCCCGATCAGCCGTGCGATCCTCGACCGCCTGGGCCTGAAGGCGGTGAAGCTGGGGTCCACCCGCCGCAATCTGCCGCCGGCCACGGTCTATCGCATCACCCGCCGGCCCTCGTCACGGCTCATGCCCCTGCCGGCCTGA
- a CDS encoding M24 family metallopeptidase, which yields MRAATPAHRSERAAQVAGSMALAGQVRERCFAEVGDAVDVVVSCHAAHKGYLSGYFSIVHDLNPRYLSAVIATRDTVALVVSASDAGPALEDFGNPDRIFRYGFFCFEQVEGAGAGGYDLPGFPSFDAALLAALRDIAGDARTIGIDRSGDDRAWAVIAGGMTAHVLIDITDAIARTRRHKLPGEVERVRQATRLVEAGLLKVADQFAPGMTELDMAAIITAGMVAGGAVPRFVSVTSGPRSALADAYATARRVVPGDLIRIDAGCIYQGYASDMARSFVFGAPDAGQARCYAAIRAGIEYELAVIRDGLDVADLFNETVRVVRENGIPSYRRQHVGHGIGLGGGYDMPILSPQTVDSIEAGMCLCVETPYYRIGWGGMMIEDTILVTREGYEPITTIPRDLICVG from the coding sequence ATGAGGGCGGCAACACCGGCGCATCGCTCGGAACGCGCGGCACAGGTTGCAGGCAGCATGGCGCTGGCCGGCCAGGTGCGGGAGAGGTGCTTTGCCGAGGTCGGGGATGCCGTCGACGTGGTGGTGTCGTGCCATGCGGCGCATAAGGGCTATCTGAGCGGCTATTTCAGCATCGTCCACGACCTCAACCCGCGTTACCTCAGCGCGGTGATCGCCACCCGCGATACCGTGGCCCTGGTCGTGAGCGCGTCGGATGCCGGCCCGGCCCTGGAAGACTTCGGCAACCCCGACCGGATTTTCCGCTATGGCTTCTTCTGCTTCGAACAGGTCGAAGGGGCGGGCGCCGGGGGCTATGACCTGCCAGGCTTTCCGTCGTTCGACGCGGCGCTGCTCGCCGCACTGCGCGACATCGCGGGCGATGCCCGGACCATCGGGATCGACCGTTCCGGCGACGACAGGGCCTGGGCCGTGATCGCCGGGGGGATGACTGCGCATGTGCTGATCGATATCACCGACGCGATTGCCCGGACCCGGCGCCACAAGCTGCCGGGTGAGGTCGAGCGGGTCCGCCAGGCGACCAGGCTGGTCGAGGCCGGGCTTCTCAAGGTGGCCGATCAGTTCGCCCCGGGCATGACCGAACTGGACATGGCCGCCATCATCACCGCCGGGATGGTCGCCGGCGGCGCCGTTCCCCGCTTCGTCAGCGTGACTTCCGGTCCGCGCTCCGCCCTGGCGGACGCCTATGCGACCGCGCGTCGCGTGGTCCCCGGAGACCTGATCCGAATCGATGCCGGCTGCATCTATCAGGGATACGCGTCCGACATGGCGCGCAGCTTCGTCTTCGGCGCACCGGATGCAGGGCAGGCACGCTGCTACGCCGCAATTCGTGCGGGCATCGAGTACGAACTGGCGGTCATCCGCGACGGTCTGGACGTGGCGGATCTGTTCAACGAGACGGTGCGGGTCGTCCGCGAGAACGGCATCCCATCCTATCGGCGGCAGCATGTCGGCCACGGCATCGGCCTTGGCGGCGGCTATGACATGCCGATCCTGAGCCCGCAGACGGTGGACAGCATCGAGGCCGGCATGTGCCTGTGCGTCGAGACGCCGTATTACCGGATCGGTTGGGGCGGAATGATGATCGAGGACACCATCCTGGTCACCCGCGAGGGTTACGAGCCCATCACCACCATCCCCCGCGACCTGATCTGTGTCGGCTGA
- a CDS encoding TAXI family TRAP transporter solute-binding subunit codes for MDRNRLLATCRIAALAVTACFAMTAVLHADDKPRSLTIFTSVSGSSWYGIGAGMAEIFAKNGVPANPELGAGLSNVANVGYHKGELGFTVAPALTVAARGQAPFPEPIRNVRVVAGLSSSLMHVFVNRDAGIASFSDLAGRPFMTQRPGTISAIVFAEALKAVGLGESDLKLSAGDLNEQTDAMKDRRVEGMISVASYPSSWGNELANTVPLTLLPVTDEAYAKLRSDMPTLGRAVIRAGVYQGQDVDVPTVSAQMVVVAAADMAEGEAYWIARTLTENLDTLKTVHGSFHDLTVQDLANVAGGHLHPGAEKYYREIGALE; via the coding sequence ATGGACCGCAACCGACTTCTTGCGACGTGCCGCATCGCGGCACTCGCGGTCACGGCATGCTTTGCGATGACGGCGGTGCTGCATGCCGACGACAAGCCCCGCAGCCTCACGATCTTCACCTCGGTGTCCGGCAGCAGTTGGTATGGCATCGGGGCCGGGATGGCAGAGATTTTCGCGAAGAACGGTGTCCCCGCCAATCCGGAGCTTGGGGCGGGCCTCTCCAATGTCGCCAATGTCGGTTATCACAAGGGCGAACTCGGCTTCACGGTCGCGCCGGCGTTGACCGTCGCCGCCCGCGGCCAGGCGCCGTTCCCTGAGCCGATCAGGAATGTGCGGGTCGTCGCCGGCCTTTCCAGTTCCCTGATGCATGTCTTCGTCAACCGGGATGCGGGCATCGCCTCGTTCAGTGATCTGGCCGGCCGGCCGTTCATGACCCAACGTCCGGGCACGATCTCGGCGATCGTGTTCGCCGAAGCGCTGAAAGCGGTAGGCCTTGGCGAGTCCGATCTGAAGCTTTCCGCCGGCGATCTCAACGAACAGACCGACGCGATGAAGGATCGCCGCGTCGAAGGCATGATCTCGGTCGCCTCCTATCCCTCAAGCTGGGGCAACGAGTTGGCAAACACGGTGCCGCTGACGCTTCTGCCCGTGACCGACGAGGCTTACGCGAAGCTCAGGAGCGACATGCCGACGCTCGGCCGCGCGGTGATCAGGGCCGGTGTCTATCAGGGCCAGGATGTCGATGTCCCGACCGTCAGCGCACAGATGGTGGTGGTCGCGGCGGCGGACATGGCCGAGGGCGAGGCTTATTGGATCGCCAGGACTCTGACCGAAAATCTCGACACCCTGAAGACGGTGCACGGCTCGTTTCATGATCTGACGGTGCAGGATCTGGCCAATGTCGCGGGTGGCCATCTGCATCCCGGGGCCGAGAAATACTATCGCGAGATCGGCGCCCTCGAATAG
- a CDS encoding IclR family transcriptional regulator, protein MSNGNQSLQRGLAILSELERAAESLGVREIGRRLDLNPATTQRLVNTLLDEGFLARDTERSRYSLGYKALSLGTSLLNDNRLVSSSMEVLQGLTQALEVNTFLGSLLGDQVVYLLSLQSQGPISINSRTGQPLALHSTALAKVILADLPESRALALIRARPLARFTGRTITGEDALVEHLHEIRRQGYATAIGENLTGIDSVGAVVRGSNGQVAGAISAAYAPTLQPGIRFDELTSRIVEAARDISLRLGCPASALPGERRAAAG, encoded by the coding sequence TTGAGCAATGGCAATCAATCCCTGCAGCGCGGTCTGGCGATTCTGTCTGAACTGGAACGCGCGGCGGAAAGTCTGGGCGTTCGCGAAATCGGTCGCCGTCTGGACCTGAACCCGGCGACGACGCAGCGACTGGTGAATACGCTTCTGGACGAGGGTTTCCTCGCCCGCGACACGGAACGGAGCCGCTATTCGCTGGGCTACAAGGCCCTGTCGCTCGGCACCTCGCTGCTGAATGACAACCGTCTGGTGTCATCGTCGATGGAAGTTCTGCAGGGGCTGACGCAGGCGCTGGAGGTCAACACCTTCCTCGGCTCGCTGCTGGGCGATCAGGTCGTGTACCTGCTGTCCCTACAGAGCCAGGGGCCGATTTCGATCAATTCCCGGACGGGGCAGCCGCTCGCCCTGCATTCCACGGCACTGGCCAAGGTCATCCTTGCGGACCTGCCGGAAAGCCGGGCGCTGGCGCTGATCCGCGCGCGGCCCCTCGCCCGGTTCACCGGGCGCACCATCACTGGTGAAGATGCGCTGGTCGAACACCTGCACGAGATCCGGCGTCAGGGCTATGCCACGGCGATCGGCGAGAACCTGACCGGCATCGACTCGGTCGGCGCCGTGGTCCGCGGCTCGAACGGCCAGGTGGCGGGCGCGATCAGTGCCGCTTATGCCCCGACGCTTCAGCCGGGGATCCGGTTCGACGAGCTGACATCGAGGATCGTCGAGGCGGCCCGGGACATTTCCCTCCGGCTCGGCTGCCCGGCATCGGCCCTGCCGGGAGAGAGGCGCGCAGCGGCCGGCTGA
- a CDS encoding anhydro-N-acetylmuramic acid kinase, whose translation MRPDAPLIAASADQGIARRRPVWAVGLMSGTSLDGIDAALVETDGVDIIRFGPTLFQPYPEALRADLAALLGGNAPVIAAARAEAALTEAQAATVTALLAAAPEIAPHVRLIGFHGQTVLHLPDEGITVQLGDGARLAARAGIDTVSDFRRGDMARGGEGAPLVPVVHRAMIAWAGIPAPVAVLNIGGVANLTFIGSDGGLLAFDCGPGGALLDDLMRRRAGLAFDADGGTAASGRVDDAVLAQLMADPFFDRLPPKSLDRDRFASALDLVARLSLADAAATLAAFTAAGVARGLSLAMAVGAERPSRVLLAGGGRRNRAIAAAIAARSNLPVAPVDDAGLDGDALEAQAFAVLAVRAADGLPLSYPSTTAAAMPAPGGALHRAALAR comes from the coding sequence ATGCGGCCCGATGCACCGTTGATCGCGGCCTCGGCCGATCAGGGCATCGCCCGGCGCCGGCCGGTCTGGGCGGTCGGGCTGATGAGCGGCACATCGCTGGACGGTATCGATGCCGCTCTGGTCGAAACCGATGGCGTCGACATCATCCGCTTCGGCCCGACGCTGTTTCAGCCTTATCCCGAGGCGCTGCGTGCCGATCTGGCGGCACTGCTGGGCGGCAATGCGCCGGTGATTGCCGCCGCGCGTGCCGAAGCGGCGCTGACCGAGGCGCAGGCGGCCACCGTCACGGCGCTGCTGGCGGCGGCGCCGGAGATTGCGCCCCATGTCCGGCTGATCGGCTTTCACGGCCAGACCGTGCTGCATCTGCCGGATGAAGGCATCACCGTGCAGCTTGGCGACGGCGCCCGTCTGGCCGCGCGCGCCGGCATCGACACGGTGTCGGATTTCCGGCGGGGCGACATGGCGCGCGGCGGCGAGGGCGCGCCGCTGGTGCCGGTGGTGCATCGGGCGATGATCGCCTGGGCGGGCATTCCGGCACCGGTGGCGGTGCTGAACATCGGCGGCGTCGCCAATCTCACCTTCATCGGCAGCGATGGCGGGCTGCTTGCGTTTGATTGCGGGCCGGGCGGCGCGCTGCTGGATGATCTGATGCGCCGGCGCGCAGGTCTGGCCTTCGATGCCGATGGCGGCACGGCGGCGTCGGGGCGTGTCGATGATGCGGTTCTGGCGCAACTGATGGCCGACCCGTTTTTCGATCGTCTGCCGCCCAAATCGCTGGACCGCGACCGCTTTGCCAGTGCGTTGGATCTGGTGGCGCGGCTGTCGCTGGCCGATGCGGCGGCGACGCTTGCAGCCTTCACCGCGGCGGGCGTCGCCCGTGGTCTCAGCCTGGCGATGGCCGTCGGTGCCGAGCGTCCGTCGCGGGTGCTGCTGGCCGGCGGCGGCCGGCGCAACCGCGCCATCGCTGCCGCCATCGCGGCACGGTCGAACCTGCCGGTGGCCCCCGTGGATGATGCGGGGCTCGATGGCGATGCTCTGGAAGCCCAGGCCTTCGCGGTTCTGGCGGTGCGGGCGGCGGATGGTCTGCCGCTCAGCTATCCGTCAACCACCGCCGCCGCCATGCCGGCGCCGGGCGGTGCGTTGCACAGAGCGGCGCTGGCCAGATGA
- a CDS encoding MFS transporter — protein MLSISAVILSSFGVGLSYGIGYPLVSLNFEVWGAAPWLTGLAGSVPALAIFLLLPVFPRLAGRLGAVRAIVIGCTVEILCFIAMALLPGVVPWLVLRFLMGAGIALPWLVGETWINTVTTDARRGRMIALYSMAVFGGFATGPILLEAVGVTGWAPFLLGIGGAVLSVVPILAAARLAPALPQHPETSVFGAIRLAPAAMAGAVLGGLLEMSHFSLLPNQLIQAGIGENQALRLLSTLILGGIMLQFAIGWLADRLDRRRLLVALALVVATVIATLPAATAHPALLGPVVFLAGGLLVGFYTLSLTVIGDQVRPQDLAVANAAFLIMYQAGAMIGPAVAGAAMSVWPDHGFVAAMTGGAVAGAIAIARLGRRHPVLRR, from the coding sequence ATGCTCAGCATCTCGGCCGTGATCCTGTCCTCCTTCGGGGTCGGACTGTCCTACGGCATCGGCTATCCGCTGGTGTCGCTGAATTTCGAGGTCTGGGGTGCTGCCCCCTGGCTCACCGGCCTCGCCGGCAGCGTGCCCGCCTTGGCGATCTTCCTGCTGCTGCCGGTGTTCCCACGCCTCGCCGGCAGGCTGGGTGCCGTGCGTGCGATCGTGATCGGCTGCACGGTGGAGATCCTGTGCTTCATCGCCATGGCGTTGCTGCCGGGGGTGGTGCCCTGGCTGGTGCTGCGCTTCCTGATGGGTGCAGGCATCGCCCTGCCCTGGCTGGTGGGCGAGACCTGGATCAACACCGTCACCACCGACGCGCGCCGTGGCCGGATGATCGCGCTCTATTCGATGGCGGTGTTCGGCGGCTTCGCCACGGGACCGATCCTGCTGGAAGCGGTGGGCGTCACCGGCTGGGCGCCGTTTCTGCTCGGCATCGGCGGTGCGGTGCTGTCGGTGGTGCCGATCCTGGCCGCGGCGCGGCTTGCCCCTGCACTGCCGCAGCACCCTGAGACCAGCGTCTTCGGCGCCATCCGCCTCGCGCCCGCGGCCATGGCCGGGGCGGTTCTGGGTGGGCTGTTGGAGATGAGCCATTTCTCCCTGCTGCCCAACCAGCTCATCCAGGCCGGCATCGGCGAGAACCAGGCGCTGCGCCTGCTCTCCACCCTGATCCTGGGCGGGATCATGCTGCAATTCGCCATCGGCTGGCTGGCCGACCGGCTGGACCGGCGGCGTCTGCTGGTGGCGCTGGCCCTGGTGGTGGCGACCGTTATCGCCACCCTGCCCGCCGCCACGGCCCATCCGGCTCTGCTCGGGCCGGTGGTGTTCCTGGCCGGCGGGTTGCTGGTCGGCTTCTATACCCTGTCGCTTACCGTGATCGGCGATCAGGTCCGGCCGCAGGATCTGGCGGTGGCCAATGCCGCCTTCCTGATCATGTATCAGGCCGGCGCCATGATCGGACCAGCGGTGGCCGGCGCTGCGATGTCGGTCTGGCCGGATCACGGCTTTGTCGCCGCGATGACCGGCGGCGCGGTGGCGGGCGCGATCGCCATCGCCCGCCTGGGTCGCCGGCACCCGGTTCTGCGGCGGTGA
- a CDS encoding MerR family transcriptional regulator, translating to MTVQTIGHSIGALARATGAKVQTIRYYEQIGLLPEAARSAGNQRIYGRAHLDRLAFIRHARELGFPLDAIRELLKVADHPDHPCATADRIARDQLAAVEARITRLDALRTELERMLCDHARTGTIADCRVIEVLADHSHGHCVTHHEQVAEQPLAGAARDQAAY from the coding sequence ATGACAGTGCAGACCATTGGCCACAGCATCGGCGCGCTCGCTCGCGCCACCGGTGCCAAGGTGCAGACGATCCGTTATTACGAGCAGATCGGCCTTCTGCCCGAAGCCGCCCGCAGTGCCGGCAATCAGCGCATCTATGGCCGCGCCCATCTGGACCGGCTGGCCTTCATCCGCCATGCCCGGGAACTGGGCTTTCCGCTGGATGCGATCCGCGAATTGTTGAAGGTGGCGGATCATCCAGATCACCCCTGCGCCACCGCCGACCGCATCGCCCGCGACCAGTTGGCCGCCGTGGAGGCTCGGATCACCCGCCTGGATGCCCTGCGCACCGAGCTGGAACGCATGTTGTGCGACCACGCCCGCACCGGCACGATCGCCGATTGCCGGGTGATCGAGGTTCTGGCCGATCACAGCCATGGCCATTGCGTCACCCATCACGAGCAGGTGGCGGAACAACCGCTGGCCGGCGCCGCGCGTGATCAGGCCGCGTACTGA
- a CDS encoding heavy metal translocating P-type ATPase, producing MRQMAPHDHDITSLGTSPGGAQPPLRLAVDGMDCASCAMKIERAVGRVAPGAEVSVNVPQGIVRVEAVDATRPLDRTAVTAAITALGYSVAPAGGGDAVAGAFRHGHDNDAAAPAGAHDHGASADAGPWWQTAKARMVGLAGGALALATILDLLWPAAGSWPFVAAALIGLVPVARSAIRAARAGSVLTIEMLMTIAAVGALAIDAAGEAATVVFLFAVGEMLEGVAASRARRGIRALADLVPRTARRIGADGRVAEVPAAGLVIGDRVLVRPGDRMPADGRIIEGAALIDESPVNGESVAREKGEGDDVFAGTVVQDRALTAEVTAAAADNTIARIIRLVEEAQESKAPVARFIDRFARVYMPVAVGLALATAVLPPLVAHADWTTWIYRGLTLLLISCPCALVISTPAAIAAGLAAGARRGLLIKGGAVLEGLAGIRMVAFDKTGTLTEGRPRVVAVTGFGIDEGEVVRLAAALETGASHPIARAILDRAILDGAILDPSGGLDLPQARAVTAIAGRGLSGEVEGRSLLLGAAHGLDDPALDAAVLAAGENGWSIAVLSEAGRPLGLIAMEDAPRADARAGLDALAAHGVQVVMLTGDTPAAAAAAGRALRITAHGGLLPEDKARIVREMQAAGQGPVAKLGDGINDAPALAAATVGIAMGGGTDVALETADAALLESRVGGVADLIVLARRVMAVIRQNVAIAIGLKLVFLATTIIGLTGMWPAILADTGATVLVTANALRLLRRH from the coding sequence ATGCGCCAGATGGCCCCCCATGATCATGACATCACCAGTCTGGGCACCAGCCCCGGTGGCGCGCAGCCGCCGCTGCGCCTTGCCGTCGACGGTATGGACTGCGCGTCCTGTGCGATGAAGATCGAGCGCGCGGTCGGCCGGGTGGCGCCGGGTGCCGAGGTCAGCGTCAACGTGCCGCAGGGCATCGTGCGCGTGGAGGCCGTCGACGCCACCCGGCCACTGGACCGCACGGCCGTGACCGCAGCGATCACGGCGCTGGGCTATAGCGTCGCGCCGGCCGGCGGCGGCGATGCCGTGGCGGGTGCATTCCGCCATGGCCATGACAATGATGCCGCCGCCCCGGCCGGTGCTCATGATCATGGCGCGTCGGCTGATGCCGGACCTTGGTGGCAGACGGCCAAGGCGCGGATGGTCGGGCTGGCGGGCGGCGCGCTGGCCCTGGCCACGATCTTGGATCTGCTGTGGCCGGCCGCCGGATCCTGGCCGTTTGTGGCGGCGGCCCTGATCGGTCTGGTGCCGGTCGCGCGCTCGGCGATCAGGGCCGCCCGCGCCGGATCGGTGTTGACCATCGAGATGCTGATGACCATTGCGGCCGTGGGCGCGCTGGCGATCGATGCGGCCGGCGAGGCGGCGACGGTGGTGTTCCTGTTCGCGGTGGGCGAGATGCTGGAAGGGGTTGCGGCCAGCCGCGCCCGGCGCGGCATCCGTGCCTTGGCGGATCTGGTGCCGCGCACCGCGCGGCGCATCGGCGCCGATGGCCGGGTTGCCGAGGTTCCGGCCGCGGGGCTCGTCATCGGTGATCGGGTGCTGGTGCGGCCCGGCGACCGGATGCCCGCCGACGGCCGGATCATCGAGGGTGCGGCCCTTATCGACGAAAGCCCGGTGAACGGCGAATCCGTGGCGCGTGAAAAGGGTGAGGGCGACGATGTCTTCGCCGGCACCGTGGTGCAGGATCGTGCGCTGACGGCTGAGGTGACCGCCGCTGCCGCCGACAACACCATCGCCCGGATCATCCGGCTGGTCGAGGAGGCGCAGGAGTCGAAGGCGCCGGTTGCCCGCTTCATCGACCGTTTCGCCCGCGTCTATATGCCGGTGGCGGTGGGGCTGGCGCTGGCGACGGCGGTTCTGCCGCCGCTGGTGGCGCACGCCGACTGGACGACCTGGATCTATCGCGGGCTGACCCTGCTGCTGATTTCCTGCCCTTGCGCGCTGGTGATCTCGACCCCGGCCGCGATCGCCGCAGGGCTTGCCGCAGGGGCCCGGCGCGGGCTGCTGATCAAGGGTGGTGCGGTGCTGGAAGGTCTGGCCGGCATCCGCATGGTGGCCTTCGACAAGACCGGCACGCTGACCGAAGGCCGGCCACGGGTGGTGGCGGTGACCGGCTTCGGCATCGACGAGGGCGAGGTCGTGCGGCTGGCGGCGGCGCTTGAAACCGGCGCTTCCCATCCGATCGCCCGCGCCATTCTGGACCGGGCCATTCTGGACGGGGCCATTCTCGACCCAAGCGGCGGGCTGGATCTGCCGCAGGCGCGCGCTGTAACCGCCATTGCCGGCCGCGGCCTGTCGGGCGAGGTCGAGGGCCGGTCGCTGCTGCTGGGTGCAGCCCACGGCCTGGATGATCCGGCGCTCGACGCCGCCGTGTTGGCGGCGGGGGAAAACGGCTGGAGCATCGCTGTGTTGAGCGAGGCCGGCCGGCCGCTGGGCCTGATCGCGATGGAGGATGCGCCGCGCGCCGATGCCCGGGCGGGGTTGGATGCACTGGCAGCACACGGGGTTCAGGTGGTCATGCTGACCGGCGACACGCCGGCGGCGGCGGCGGCGGCCGGCCGCGCGCTGAGGATCACCGCCCATGGCGGGCTGCTGCCCGAAGACAAGGCGCGGATCGTGCGCGAAATGCAGGCGGCGGGGCAGGGGCCGGTCGCGAAGCTTGGCGACGGCATCAATGATGCGCCGGCGCTGGCGGCGGCAACGGTGGGCATCGCCATGGGCGGTGGCACCGATGTGGCACTGGAAACCGCCGATGCCGCCCTGCTGGAAAGCCGCGTGGGCGGTGTGGCCGATCTGATCGTGCTGGCGCGCCGGGTGATGGCGGTGATCCGCCAGAACGTCGCCATCGCCATCGGCCTGAAGCTGGTGTTTCTGGCCACGACCATCATCGGGCTGACCGGCATGTGGCCGGCGATCCTGGCCGATACCGGCGCCACCGTGCTGGTCACCGCCAACGCGCTGCGCCTGTTGCGGCGCCACTGA